The Pan paniscus chromosome 1, NHGRI_mPanPan1-v2.0_pri, whole genome shotgun sequence genome has a segment encoding these proteins:
- the LOC100995450 gene encoding LOW QUALITY PROTEIN: tubulin beta-8 chain-like (The sequence of the model RefSeq protein was modified relative to this genomic sequence to represent the inferred CDS: inserted 1 base in 1 codon): protein MREIVLTQTGQCGNRIGAKFWEVISDEHAIDSAVTYRGDRDLLLKRINVYYNEASGSRYVPRAVLIGLDPDTLDSVRSGPFGQIFRPDNFSLGEFGAGNNWAKGYYTEGAELTESVMDTVRREAESCDCLQGFQLAHSLGGGTGSGMGTLLLSKIQEEYPDRIINTFSVLPSLKVSDAMVEPYNAILSIYQLIENAHETFCIDNEALYNICSRTLQLPRPTYGDLNHLVSATMSGVTTCLHFPGXLNADLRKLAMNMVPFPQLHFFMPSFAPLTSQGSRQYQALTVAELIQEVFDAKNMMSACDPCHGCYLTVAAIFRGHMSMKEVDEQMLNLQKNSSHFAHRLPHNVKTATCDIPSKGLEISATGISNNTAIQELFKRTMEQFTAMFRHKAFLHWYTGEGMDEMEFTEAESNLKNLMAEYQDATAKEEEFEESAEEEVA from the exons ATGAGGGAGATTGTGCTCACGCAGACGGGGCAGTGCGGGAACCGGATCGGCGCCAAG TTCTGGGAGGTGATCTCTGATGAACATGCCATCGACTCCGCTGTCACCTACCGCGGGGACAGGGACCTGCTGCTGAAGCGTATCAACGTATACTACAATGAGGCCAGCG GTAGCAGGTATGTGCCCCGCGCTGTGCTAATTGGTCTGGACCCGGACACCCTGGACTCTGTGCGCTCCGGGCCCTTCGGCCAGATCTTCAGGCCGGACAACTTCAGCTTGGGTGAGTT TGGGGCCGGGAACAACTGGGCCAAGGGGTACTACACAGAAGGCGCGGAGCTGACGGAGTCGGTGATGGACACTGTGAGGCGGGAAGCTGAGAGctgtgactgcctgcagggtttcCAGCTGGCCCACTCCCTGGGTGGGGGGACTGGGTCTGGGATGGGTACCCTTCTACTCAGTAAGATCCAGGAGGAATACCCAGACAGGATCATAAACACATTCAGCGTCCTGCCCTCGCTCAAGGTGTCAGATGCCATGGTGGAGCCCTATAATGCCATCCTCTCAATCTACCAgctcatagaaaatgcacatgagACCTTTTGTATTGATAACGAAGCACTGTACAATATTTGTTCCAGAACCCTACAACTGCCCAGACCCACCTATGGTGATTTGAATCACCTGGTATCTGCTACTATGAGTGGGGTCACCACGTGCCTGCATTTCCCAG GGCTGAATGCTGACCTGCGGAAGCTGGCCATGAACATGGTCCCATTTCCCCAGCTGCACTTCTTCATGCCTAGCTTTGCTCCACTGACCAGCCAGGGTAGCCGGCAGTACCAGGCCCTGACGGTGGCTGAGCTTATCCAGGAGGTGTTTGATGCTAAGAATATGATGTCTGCCTGTGACCCCTGTCATGGCTGCTACCTAACGGTGGCTGCCATTTTCAGAGGTCACATGTCCATGAAGGAGGTGGATGAGCAGATGCTCAATCTTCAAAAGAACAGCAGCCACTTTGCTCATCGGCTCCCTCACAATGTAAAAACAGCCACGTGTGACATCCCATCCAAGGGGCTAGAAATATCAGCCACTGGAATCAGTAATAACACGGCCATCCAGGAGCTGTTCAAGCGCACTATGGAGCAGTTCACAGCCATGTTCAGGCACAAGGCCTTTCTCCACTGGTACACGGGTGAGGGCATGGATGAGATGGAATTTACCGAGGCCGAGAGCAACCTGAAAAATCTTATGGCAGAGTACCAGGATGCCACGGCCAAGGAGGAGGAGTTTGAGGAGTCTGCTGAGGAGGAGGTGGCCTAG